A window of Juglans regia cultivar Chandler chromosome 7, Walnut 2.0, whole genome shotgun sequence contains these coding sequences:
- the LOC108988447 gene encoding 9-cis-epoxycarotenoid dioxygenase NCED6, chloroplastic produces MQFSLHFTTLPGTTSGLQNLTQLHTPTKRRSNAPTPFPLFTSKILINPAKKKLPRKPPPSLPSSSLVEHKPSPKIDQPVLSTPQKPKNPPRLNPLQKVVASLLDLIEASLILPLEKNHKLPKTVDPAIQISGNFAPVRECPVHHGLEVLGQIPACLYGVYLRNGANPMFAPSGGHHLFDGDGMIHAVTLGSGNKASYSCRYTRTSRLVQEAAMGRPMFPKPVGELHGHSGLARLALFFARAGAGLIDGSRGSGVANAGLVYFNGRLLAMSEDDLPYHVSIKDDGDLETIGRFDFNNQLECPMIAHPKLDPITGELHTLSYNVVKKPYLKYFKFDTFGNKSRDVAISLQRPTMIHDFAMTENFVILPDHQVVFKLSEMIRGGSPVIFDENKTSRFGILPKNDVDESRMRWIDVPDCFCFHLWNAWEENSETGDETIVVIGSCMSPPDSIFNEREVPLQSELSEIRLNMRTGKSTRRVIVSGMNLEAGQVNRQLLGQKTRYVYLAIAEPWPKCSGIAKVDLNSGVVTKFLYGTGCFGGEPFYVPKKMKSEGTHIRGDDDDDEGFIVGFVRDEKRETSELVIVEASSMKVVATVRLPARVPYGFHGTFVGAEELKVQAAMS; encoded by the coding sequence ATGCAATTCTCTTTGCACTTCACCACCCTACCTGGAACAACCTCTGGACTCCAAAATCTCACTCAACTTCACACCCCCACGAAACGGAGATCAAATGCTCCAACTCCCTTCCCACTTTTCACATCCAAAATCCTCATCAACCCTGCCAAGAAAAAACTCCCCCGAAAGCCGCCACCATCGCTGCCATCTTCGTCGCTGGTAGAACACAAACCATCACCCAAAATTGATCAGCCAGTACTGTCAACCCCACAAAAACCCAAGAACCCACCGCGTTTAAACCCCTTGCAAAAGGTAGTCGCCTCTCTCCTAGACCTCATAGAGGCCTCACTGATATTACCACTTGAAAAGAACCATAAGCTGCCGAAGACGGTCGACCCGGCGATTCAGATATCTGGTAATTTCGCCCCGGTACGGGAGTGCCCGGTTCACCATGGGCTCGAGGTACTGGGTCAAATCCCAGCATGCCTTTACGGCGTTTACTTGCGGAATGGGGCTAATCCCATGTTCGCTCCGTCAGGTGGACACCATTTGTTCGACGGGGACGGCATGATACACGCCGTTACCTTGGGCTCCGGGAACAAAGCCAGCTACAGCTGTAGGTACACGCGCACGAGCCGGCTTGTTCAAGAAGCCGCAATGGGGAGGCCCATGTTTCCTAAGCCGGTTGGAGAGCTGCATGGCCACTCCGGACTGGCTAGGCTTGCGCTGTTCTTCGCCAGAGCCGGAGCCGGGTTAATTGACGGGTCGCGAGGCTCAGGTGTTGCCAATGCGGGGCTCGTCTATTTCAACGGCCGATTATTAGCCATGTCAGAGGACGACCTTCCGTACCACGTTAGTATCAAGGATGATGGCGATCTTGAGACGATCGGACGGTTTGATTTCAACAATCAGCTGGAGTGCCCCATGATAGCGCACCCCAAGCTGGACCCCATTACTGGTGAGCTCCACACGCTGAGCTACAACGTGGTGAAAAAACCGTACCTCAAGTACTTCAAGTTCGACACGTTCGGTAATAAGTCACGTGACGTGGCGATCTCTCTTCAGCGACCGACAATGATACATGACTTTGCCATGACAGAGAACTTTGTCATACTCCCCGACCACCAGGTGGTATTCAAGTTATCGGAAATGATTCGGGGCGGGTCTCCGGTGATCTTCGACGAGAACAAGACCTCTCGATTCGGAATTTTGCCGAAAAATGACGTCGACGAGTCGAGAATGCGATGGATTGACGTACCCGATTGCTTCTGCTTCCATCTGTGGAATGCATGGGAGGAAAACTCTGAAACAGGCGACGAGACCATCGTTGTCATAGGTTCGTGCATGAGCCCGCCGGACTCGATATTCAACGAGAGAGAGGTCCCGCTTCAGAGTGAGTTATCGGAGATCAGGTTAAACATGAGAACGGGGAAGTCCACGCGCCGGGTAATCGTGTCGGGCATGAACTTGGAAGCAGGGCAAGTAAATAGGCAGCTCCTCGGCCAAAAGACCCGTTACGTGTACCTAGCGATAGCAGAGCCGTGGCCCAAGTGTTCCGGCATTGCAAAGGTTGATTTGAATTCTGGTGTGGTTACCAAATTTTTGTACGGGACGGGATGCTTCGGAGGAGAGCCATTTTACGTACCCAAGAAGATGAAATCTGAGGGAACTCATATTAgaggagatgatgatgatgatgaggggTTTATAGTGGGGTTTGTGAGGGATGAGAAGAGAGAGACATCGGAGTTGGTGATAGTGGAAGCTTCAAGCATGAAGGTAGTGGCAACAGTGAGATTGCCTGCTAGGGTTCCTTATGGGTTTCATGGCACATTTGTTGGTGCAGAAGAATTGAAGGTGCAAGCAGCCATgtcttag